The following are encoded together in the Tursiops truncatus isolate mTurTru1 chromosome 10, mTurTru1.mat.Y, whole genome shotgun sequence genome:
- the LOC101320366 gene encoding LOW QUALITY PROTEIN: uncharacterized protein (The sequence of the model RefSeq protein was modified relative to this genomic sequence to represent the inferred CDS: inserted 1 base in 1 codon; substituted 2 bases at 2 genomic stop codons) encodes MFKQNSDLIIQSKCDVKKPCKYSECGKTFRDYTTLTQHQTSHTGEXPFKCNECEKRFNQSSHLTNHEKTHTGEKPYKCNECRKGFSYCSVLIQHQRIHSGERPYKCTEYGKTFSRSIXLTQHQRIHTSDKPYKCFECGKAFSQSTHFTLQQRIHTGEKPYECNECGKTFSQSAHLTQHQRTHIGEKPYECNECGKAFSDHSALTLHHIVHTGEKLFECNDCGKAFSYCSDLIQHQRMHTGEKPYKCNECGNAFNDCSALIQHQRTHTGEKPYECKERGKAFSRSMYLTQHQRSHRGEKPYKCNECGKTFIQSSFLTQHXRVHTGEKPYKCNEYGKAFSDRPGHIQHQRTHTGEKCYECNNCGKAFSFCSALSQHKRIHTGEKPFKYNDCGKAFSGWSALIQYQRTHTGEKPYKCNVCGKAFSQSTNLTNHQKTHTIEKSYKCNECGKAVSYCSGLIQHQIIHTEVKPYECNKCGKAFSQKTDLKKHQKTHTKEKLYKCNECGKTFSQNTYLTKHQKIHSGEKANIHTECRKTFRQNSSFVQHEKLHNGEKSSECLGNLAITSVWSEVLIRHLAVPFLEGSTQRQPRTGALVCRGFQKPYSETNSENKNPVFRHRNSCALSKRIQTLSNRKWNSENLPPLQARKNLLRFLTVSSQARVSSRLCPAGSSYVPPAAPPVSPDKLLKKRVQRLNIWRIGNGQTWRRYWNPVVLMGNEKRPSKGRSELN; translated from the exons ATGTTCAAACAAAACTCAGATTTAATTATACAAAGTAAATGTGATGTAAAGAAACCTTGTAAATAtagtgaatgtgggaaaaccttcagAGACTACACTACTCTCACTCAACATCAAACAAGTCATACTGGAGAATGACCCtttaaatgtaatgaatgtgaAAAGAGATTTAACCAGAGTTCCCATTTAACAAACCATGAGAAAACTCATACTGGAGAAAAGCCCTACAAATGCAATGAATGTAGGAAGGGCTTCAGTTATTGCTCAGTCCTTAttcaacatcagagaattcatagtGGGGAAAGACCTTACAAGTGTACTGAATATGGCAAGACATTCAGTCGTAGTATATAACTTACTCAGCATCAAAGAATTCATACTAGTGATAAACCATATAAATGTTTTGAATGTGGAAAGGCTTTTAGCCAGAGCACACATTTTACTCTACAACAAAGAATTCATACcggagagaaaccttatgaatgcaACGAATGTGGTAAAACCTTTAGTCAGAGTGCACATCTTACTCAACATCAAAGAACTCATATAGGAGAAAAGCCCTATGAATGTAacgaatgtgggaaagccttcagtgaTCACTCAGCTCTTACCCTACATCATATTGtccatactggagagaaactTTTTGAATGTAATGActgtgggaaagctttcagttaCTGTTCAGACCTCATTCAACATCAGAGAAtgcacactggagagaaaccataCAAATGCAATGAATGTGGGAATGCCTTTAATGATTGTTCAGCCCTTATTCAGC ATCAAAgaactcatactggagagaagccATATGAATGTAAGGAACGTGGGAAGGCCTTCAGCAGAAGTATGTACCTTACTCAACATCAGAGAAGTCATagaggagagaaaccatataaatgtaatgaatgtgggaaaacttTTATCCAGAGTTCATTCCTTACACAAC TGAGGGTTCATACTGGAGAaaaaccttacaaatgtaatgaaTATGGGAAAGCTTTTAGTGACCGCCCAGGGCATATTCAGCATCAGAGAACCCACACTGGAGAGAAGTGCTATGAGTGTAACAAttgtgggaaagctttcagtttctGTTCAGCCCTTAGTCAGCAcaagagaattcatactggagagaagccctTTAAATACAATGACTGTGGAAAAGCCTTCAGTGGTTGGTCAGCACTTATTCAATATCAgagaactcacactggagagaaaccttataaatgtaatgtatgtggaaaagccttcagtCAGAGTACAAACCTCACAAATCACCAGAAAACTCATACCATTGAAAAATCTTATAAATGcaatgaatgtggaaaagctgTTAGTTACTGTTCAGGCCTTATTCAACATCAGATCATTCATACTGAAGTGAAACCTTATGAATGCAATAAATGTGGCAAAGCCTTCAGCCAGAAGACAGACCTTAAAAAACATCAGAAAACTCATACTAAAGAAAAACTCtacaaatgtaatgaatgtgggaaaacctttAGCCAGAACACATATCTTACAAAACACCAGAAAATTCATAGTGGAGAGAAGGCAAATATACATACTGAGTGTAGGAAAACCTTTAGACAAAActcttcttttgttcaacatGAAAAGCTTCACAATGGAGAGAAATCCTCTGAATGCCTTGGAAACTTGGCTA TTACTTCTGTGTGGAGTGAAGTTCTTATTCGGCACCTAGCAGTGCCGTTTCTGGAAGGTAGCACGCAGAGGCAGCCGCGAACAGGAGCCTTGGTGTGCAGAGGCTTCCAAAAGCCCTATTCCGAGACCAACTCCGAAAACAAAAATCCTGTTTTCAGACACAGGAATTCCTGTGCCCTGTCGAAACGGATCCAAACGTTATCCAATCGGAAATGGAATTCTGAAAATCTGCCTCCCTTGCAGGCAAGGAAAAACCTCTTGAgatttttgacagtttcttcTCAAGCGAGGGTTTCCTCAAGGCTTTGCCCTGCCGGCTCCTCCTACGTTCCCCCTGCAGCTCCTCCTGTGAGCCCAGACAAGCTTCTGAAGAAGCGGGTTCAGAGACTGAATATTTGGCGGATTGGAAACGGGCAGACTTGGAGGCGCTACTGGAACCCTGTGGTTCTCATGGGGAACGAAAAGAGGCCGAGTAAAGGGAGGAGTGAGCTGAACTag